GCTTCGCCGTTCTTCACGGCGTCCAATGCGGACCACATCGAGGTGCCCTTGCCATTGCGCATGACCTGGCTGGGCTTGTCGTCCATGGTGACAACGCTGTCGACATGACGAATAACGACGCGATCCGCCAGGATGCGCCGTTTGGCAACCAAGGGTGCCAATTCGTCTTCGGGGCCATGTAGAATGAATCCGATATTCGGGTTCTTCTCGGCGGATTTCGCGATACCGGCCACCACTACGGCAGGGCCGGCATCTCCGCCCATGGCATCGACAGAAATCACAATTTTACCAGTCTGCGCTTTGGATTGATCGGGTTTGCCCGTCATAGGTAAAGCCTGCCTGGCGTTATGTGATCAAAGGAGGGCTTACGCCGCGTCCTCATCCATGTCGATTTCGTCGTTCGCTGCAACGATTTCTTTATCGTCGTAGTGGCCGCAGGACGGGCACACGTGGTGCGGACGCTTCAGTTCGCCGCAGCTGGAGCATTCGTTCGGGTTTGCAGCAACCAGGGCATCGTGCGCGCGACGGTTGTTGCGGCGCGATTTGGATACTTTGTTCTGTTGGACGGCCATGTCTCAACCTTTGTCTGCTTGGCGCCTTGGGGCCATCCCCGCCGCGCGATTTCATTGTTTTGTCGTGATCGGTGTGACGTGCGTGTAGGCCGCAGCCTCTCCGATGTCCAACCAAAAATTC
This genomic stretch from Phaeobacter gallaeciensis harbors:
- the rpmF gene encoding 50S ribosomal protein L32, producing MAVQQNKVSKSRRNNRRAHDALVAANPNECSSCGELKRPHHVCPSCGHYDDKEIVAANDEIDMDEDAA